A stretch of DNA from Coccidioides posadasii str. Silveira chromosome 1, complete sequence:
CTCCGCAGGCTCGTCCACATCCAAGAAACGCAAAAAGACCATCTTTGATTCGGATTCCGATAGCGATACGGGACCTACAGAAGACACAAATGGTGAAGAAATTACTACTCTAGGTGGCCTTACTTCTGCGGATCCAGAGCCGCCATCAAAAAAGCAACAGAACGCACCCCCGAGGAAAGCCTTTTCTGGAAACGCAGATGGCAAACAGAAGGACTATACAAATCTCTCAGCCCTGCATAGCAGCAATAAGCATTCCCAAACGGCCGCCTCTATTGATCCTAGCATTTACGACTATGACAACATTTACGACTCCATCCATTCCAATCGTAAGAAAACCTCAGCCTCCGCGACTACATCTTCCGGACCTAAGTACATGACGTCTTTGCTACGTAGTGCCGAAGTGCGCAAGCGCGACCAGCTTCGCGCTCGAGATAAGCTGTTAGCTCGCGAGCGCGACGCCGAGGGTGATGAATATGCGGATAAAGAGAAGTTTGTGACGGCAGCATACAAAGCGCAGCAGGAAGAAGTGAGACGGATTGAAGCCGAGGAGGCCGccagagagaaagaagaggaggaaaggaggaaaaagggCCTGGGAATGATGGGGTTCTATAAAGACATGCTAGAAAGGGATGGAAGAAGACACGAGGAGGCGGTTAAAGCTGCTGAGGAAGCAGCTAGCAAAAAGCAAGCAAGgagagaagatgaaaatgaagagcagcaggaagAAAAGTCTGCTGCCCAGATTGCCGCGGAGTTGAATGCTCGTGGCGCACACATCGTGGTTAATGACGAAGGAGAAGTCGTTGATAAACGTCAGCTTCTCTCCGCTGGGTTGAATGTTGCTCCGAAAGCGAAGGCAAAGACAACTCCAGCTTCATTTGCAGTGGAGTCGCGTGCAAGAGATATTCGATCTGATCGTTTTAGTGCTGCTGCATCTGCTCGCTCACAGCAGCGCGAACGCCAGACAGAAATGATTGCCGCACAATTAGAAGAGAGAATGCTTAAGGAGAAGCAGGAAGAAGAGGCTCGACTGAACGAACTGGCCGAGAAGAATAAGAGCAAGAAGACGACGAGCGATGTAATGAGTGCAAAGGAACGGTACCTCGCCCGAAAGagggaaagagaaaaagaggagcaagaaaaaggaaaataggCAAATGCAGGAATTGTCGGGTCTGCCTGTTGTGGTTTATTTCAGTTGGCTTTTGAGCGAGGGTTGGAGTTAGGGGCAACTTGCGATTTGGATCTATTTCATTTCATAATGATATCAGAGTCTAAAACCACTTATCCTTGTCAAGGAAATAAACGCTTTTTAAAGGCCATATATAGATCTATGTCGCTCGTCATCATAATCATCATAATAATATCGTAGGGGAAAAGTGTAGAGAACAAAACCGAAACGGATATGCAAAATTGGGATCAGATGAGCAAGGTTCGCAATGAATCGCCCAGGCACCGCGTATTTCATGAAACCAGTGACCAGCACCAGACGATAAAGGCCACCGGTGGCGTACATTATCGGCAAGGATTTCAAGCCGTCAATGCAAAACTAAGGCCGAGAATTCCCATTCCAGCAATCGCAAACCCAATGCACAAATTTTGATTGTGTGATAGTACCAACCCCTCGGAAAATAATTGCAGAGAAACGTTCGTCATTACACCGGCAGTCGCGGCAAACATACCCCCATAGACTGCCCAAGATGCACCATTCGGGTCTTCTATGTCTCCTGGCACGGGTCCGTTCGCTCTCCGTGCGCCCCAAACCCACAGCGCAGCTAGTCCAGCGCCAGCCGGCTGGCTTACGCCACCTAAGAGGCTAGACCAAACCACGGCCTTTAATCTTGATTTTAGGGCGAGATAGAGTGGCAACGCCATCGCAAATCCTTCAGTAATGTTGTGAATAAAAAGCGCGATAAAAACTGACCAGCCGAGTGTAGGGTTTGTGTGGTTGGTTGCATATGTGATAAAACCTTCAGGGAGTTTGTGTAGTGCTATGGCAAGTGAGGTCTGCAGCCCAATGGATAAAAAGGCATTTTGGGGAACATGGTGATGATGTTCTTTTGAAGGAGGGGGCAAAGGCGAATATGCTGTCGTGGAGCCGAGAGCCGGGGTTCTTTGGTCAGTTCCAAGAACATCGTCATGGCCGGGAGAATGTTGAAGCGGTTCGCCGCTCATCATATCGGTTGTATGAGATGAGTGAATACTACGTGCTTCGTCGACTACGCCTTTGTCAACATCTGGCTGCATAGCGACTGATTCGGCAACTATTTCCGGCATTCGAGAGTTCTCTAGGGGTAGGGGCCCAGAGGAACTGCGATAGCGGAGAGCGTCAGGCCGGCCAGGAACCCCAGCAGCCTCTTGATCCCTGTGTTGCGTGATTGTCATACACTCTTGGCCACAAGCTTGAGAAAAACCGTAGCAGGGACCAGTATTGTCGCATGCAGCTTTCCGAACACCAACTAAGCCACTAATTGGGCCCGACAAGATAGATCTGATAAAAGATGCATGGGGCTTTGTAGGTTCAGCATGTGGCACTGGCTGATGAGCAGGGGTAGTCGCCGAACTTGTGTTCTCGGATGCTGTTATCAGTGGCGTACGCTCTGTGGCAGGTTCGTCAGGGATAACAGAGGTTCCATTTGCTGGTCTAGGGACGTCGTCAATctttccatcttcttcatgaGTGTGGGCACAGGCAACCACATGAGAAGGTATATGGCTGTGAATCCAGCCAGACACGATTTTGATCACAATAACCCCGAGGAGAAACAGCCCTATTAACATGAATGCAGCCATGCCGGAGGAATAGCCCGCGCGGATAAGGTACTCTTTTGACGTCGGTAACATGCTGAAGAGCGAAGTGAATAACTATGCGTCTCATTAGTCTCATGCTGCAAGCATTACCCATGTTTGACACATGCGCACCAGAACACCTGCACTCAAGCTCATAGACGATGAGAGAAATACATCGCTATCCGAGATCTGAAAATTCCTCTTCCCAAACCAATTTCGAGCAACGATGTCCACGCATATGATGGTCGACCCCAGTACGCAGGCTAAAGTTGCATTTTATTAGCGAATGCaggaagaaaaaacagaGGCGGCGATCAAACATACCGACGCCACTGACACAGCTCATAACCCATCCCCGGGTGTCATTATCAAGCCCCATCCTGCTGGAGGGACGGCTTCAAGTGTCGTTAACGGCCAACGGTGTAGACGACGTGAACTCAGAAAAGACGAAAGGTAGATTTTTCAGGTTGTGTGGGCTTTCAAAGCCTGGTAATTGACACCAAATTATTCCCTAAGGGGTCTCACTCGAATGATAGGCAGAAACAAAACCGTTCTGCTGAGCGAGGAGCTGACAGCCGTGAGAAGACGGCTAACGTCGCATCGCAGCttcaggttctgcagatTCGCCTGCTTTTTGCGCTGACCAACGGAGCCCGAAGGATTACATCACCCGGCGCGTGGTGATGGTCACGTGGTTCACAGGGTGACACAGCTCCCGATGAGGACTAGCGTGCCCTCAAGGTACCCGCACCGATAAGCCGCAATCTTATCTCCTGATGTGCTTACATAATCGACCATGATTGGTCGGAGCTCTGGTCCCAATTTCCGGCATCTGATTGGCTGAAAATGCAGCGCCGCCGTCGAACGCGCAGGAAAAAACAAATCATCTTTCGTCGGTCTCGCTGCAATGGGGGGATTGCGTGCTGGTGTTGAGAGACAGGGAGGTCAGCTCAGCAACCAGAGACAGTAAGCCATTTCCAGGATCTTGACTGTGCTTCACGGCCCGTGGTTCAATCCGGGGTTGTTCATTGTTTGGATTACTAGCCGGGCGCTCGACTCAAATTATGTCGAAAGCAACATTCGCAATCATCGCCGCAGCGGGTGCTGCCACCGGTGCTGGCGTCACTGCACTTGTCTACTCAGCCAAGGCTTCCCGGCAGCAGCCGCCGGTATCGCCTGCTCTACCGTCAGCAGCCAAACCTCCGGTACCCTCACCGAATCCTGCGGTTATCCCACATCCATCCACTCCGCAGATACCGACCCGATTCCCAGCGCCCGTTGATCCAACCGGCCTCCTCCAGTACGGATTCCCCGGTCCAATTGCCGACACCATAAACAGTGCCCCCCTGACAAGCGCATATGACCGCCGCACACGCAACCCATCATGGGTGGCCGAGCACATCACGCCCGAGTCTCTCAAGCTCAACAACGCCGACCGCAAACACAGCGTCTTCTACGAAGACCAAAGCATCCCCGCCGCATTTCGCGCCAAGTTGAGCGATTACTTCCGCTCCGGGTACGATCGTGGACACCAGGTTCCCGCCGCAGATGCAAAATGGAGCCAGGACGCCATGGACGCGACATTTGCTCTGACGAATATGTGCCCGCAGGTTGGGGAGGGCTTCAACCGCGACTACTGGGCGCATTTCGAGGAATTTTGCCGAGGATTGACGAAGAAATACCCTTCTGTGCGTATCGTCACTGGCCCGTTGTATCTACCGAAGAAGGATCCAACCGATGGAAAGTGGAAAGTCACCTACGAAGTTATCGGAAATCCACCAAATGTTGCCGTTCCAACACACTTTTATAAAGTTATATTCGCGGAAGATGGAAAAGAAGGAGGGAAGGTTAGCCTGGGTGCCTTTGTGATGCCAAACGCGCGCATCCCAAATGAGAAGAGCCTGTCCGATTTCGAAGTTCCCTTGGAGGCTGTAGAGCGTGCCAGCGGCTTGGAGTTCACATCAAAGCTTGCTGCAGACCGGAAGAAGAGGTTATGTCAGGAAGTGAAGTGTGAGATCATGGTGAGAGAGTTCGCGAAGGCAACTAACAGAAAGGCATTGCCATCGCCTTGACATATCTTATGAACGCGCTTTTTCCGCACTGTTCTGGGGagtcttttttgttttttattaAGAGGTTGGACTTAGATTATTGTGTATGATACAGCATGTTCATGGGTATATAGGCAGCATGATGTGATTGTCTGTTGATCAAATGACGTACAGAGTATGATCATTAACACTGAAAGGCTGTCCCAGCCTTTTTCGCAAGATTCGCTCCTCCGCCCGCAAAGCCGGTACCCTCGCTACATATTGCGACCAACCCGGGTCGTATCTTCTCCTTATCTTTGTCCTTCTTACCATCTTTTTTAGACTTTCTCTCAGTGATATCTGTCTCACAGACATAGCAAAGCATCCGTCCATGGCGCTCAGTTTCTTCAGGGTCCTGCGCGTGAGGATCTGGATCTTTATGGGGCGTCATAAATTTTTCTACACAAGGTTTGCAGATTACATGCCCACACGGTTTCGTTACTGGACTTGTGAGCAGTGTTGTTCGTCGTATTCTTTCTGCTGCGGGTGGGAACTTACACATCGCTTTGACACCGTTTTTCAAAGCCCGTTTACAAGACGGGCAAACCCTTATCATTTCTCCTGACTGGTCATCTTTTACTTCTGAGAAGTTTACCGAGACTAGATATTTCAAGGAATAACCATGTTTATTTGTAGGCGTAGAAGCGGGACAAATGGGGCTCAATTTCGCAGGTTTGGCATCATTCGCACCGTTCTCAGTAGATGGCGTCAACGACGGGATCCAGAAAGAAGGCATCTGCGGCTTCGCAGACTCGCTCTAAAGAAAACATTGCCGTTAGCCCGAATTGAACGTAGAAGATAGATGGGACGGCGAAAAGGTGTCATGCCCTCTCCCGTTGAATCTCCTTCCGTATTCtttccctctcctccctGGCAATCCTCTTCATCTCCATCTCATCCAGCTCAAAcccttttctcttcttcctcgccAGCTCTTCACCGCTATTCGGACTTCCCTCGCCCTCACGTGTACGGTCTTGGTCCTGTTCTCGGTTTGAAAACTTCCTCTTCCGATCCTCCAACCCCATGCTTATCATTTCAAACTCCTTTAACTCTCTCTCCCTCGCTTCCTGCGCCAGTCTCTCATcattttcctctttttcttgctgCTCCAGCTCCCGCTCCTTCTCTAGTCGCttaatttcttttctttgcgCTAAAAGGTCGTTCACAGCGCATTCCCGACAGAATATATCGCCGTTTGTGGCACATGCAACGACCGGAGAGCGGGCGGGGAGAAGACATAGTCTACAGGAGGAAAAGGGCAGGAAGGATTCACGTGATAGTCTTGTACTCTGGGATCCCCAAGTGGAACGGAGGAGAGACCTTTCATATGAGGTGAAATGGGGAAGAGATGTGTTGCGTTTAGAGTGTGCCATTGCAGGGATGTTAGTGATCAAAAATGCCGCCAGAGGAGGGCCAGATGTGAGGATAACAATGTTCCGCACAGATAACTAATAATATTCAAGATGAGACGCGCGCGGAGTCTCGCTAACATGATGTGTGAGATCGCCCTGGCCGTCGCTGGGATGCGCAAAACCAGAGTGGCTGACTAAACAAAAGGGTGCCCCAAGCTAACTAAATGCCAATCACGACGCGTCCTGGCCAACttatcaccaccaccatccaTCGTCAATCCCAATCATTCCATCAATGCGTCGCTCTCCGGGTGTCCGGCTCACCATATTCTGCCACATGTCCCTGAAATTCGACCACCAGAGCTTGAAGTACCAGTTCACGTTGATGTATTTTCACCTTTTGCCTCCCTGGGATCTTCTGCCCTTCTTCCCTCTGCCATTGCCTTTGCCTTTCCCCTTCCCATTGTCCTGATGAAGCCGAGTTTCATCGtgttctttcttctccaCAGCTAGGGCCTGTAAAAGCTCTTGAAAGCCGTCCGTTTCGTTTGCCTTCTTTgtgttctttttttgttttaatAGCCCCGGCGACTCTGGATCTTTAGCGTTCTTCTTTGGTCTCTCGATATCGCACAGCCGAAGGTATTCGTCATCGCCAGCTCCCAACATGAATGCAATCTTATTACCGTCCATGTTCAGTGTAATGATGAGCTTCTCTGCTTCATCCTTTGTTGATAAGCCCCTTTTTGAATCACTGCTGTCCGCAAATTCTGCCACGTTTGCCTCAACTTGCGCCAATTTCCACAGATCTGGCCCGTCACATCCTTGGATCATATAGAAACCCGTGCGCGCTGCATTCAAGAACATTGCAGCGCGCCCTGCATCTGAATGATACGCACATATTCTTGCGCAATGTGCCAAGACCTCACAATACCGTCGATCAAACAACTTGTGGCCAGAGAGCTTCTGCAGAAGCTGAGACGCAGCTCTGAGTGCTCTTGCTGGCTGGGCCTTAGCTACAGTCGGGGAAAACACGACAGGAGCCAGTTCATTCACAAGGAGAAAGTCTGCGTCAAGTTCTCGGTCTTGAGACTCGCAGTATTCGCAAGCACATTCAAACCCGAAATGCTCTTTCATGTGTTGCTTTCTTTCAGTGGTGTCCAAATGGATCTCGTCGTATGCCACAGTAATTTCCTCACCCCGGCTTATTTCTCTGCATGCACGTATATTCAAAAACGTCGATTTTACCCCTTCGGTGTTCGCCTCAATAAGCGTTTGTTGGGCATTCGGGACACAAGAATGATTAATTTTTGAGGACCAATGACCGAGGACTCGGACCTTTTGACCGGAAGGAAGAGTGCATGGAATGCAATTTTTCTCGAAATATGCGCCGAACTTCCCCAATTTCTCTTCCGAATCTTTCTTGAGGGTGAAGAAAAAGTGGGTAAAGTTAGGACAATTGACTTCCTTTATTTTCTCCG
This window harbors:
- a CDS encoding uncharacterized protein (EggNog:ENOG410PQ4R~COG:S~BUSCO:12213at33183) — its product is MAPPTLSYGLNLASKKSQPATSAGSSTSKKRKKTIFDSDSDSDTGPTEDTNGEEITTLGGLTSADPEPPSKKQQNAPPRKAFSGNADGKQKDYTNLSALHSSNKHSQTAASIDPSIYDYDNIYDSIHSNRKKTSASATTSSGPKYMTSLLRSAEVRKRDQLRARDKLLARERDAEGDEYADKEKFVTAAYKAQQEEVRRIEAEEAAREKEEEERRKKGLGMMGFYKDMLERDGRRHEEAVKAAEEAASKKQARREDENEEQQEEKSAAQIAAELNARGAHIVVNDEGEVVDKRQLLSAGLNVAPKAKAKTTPASFAVESRARDIRSDRFSAAASARSQQRERQTEMIAAQLEERMLKEKQEEEARLNELAEKNKSKKTTSDVMSAKERYLARKREREKEEQEKGK
- a CDS encoding uncharacterized protein (EggNog:ENOG410PITS~COG:P~TransMembrane:8 (o15-37i49-71o83-106i341-358o378-401i408-432o452-474i486-504o)~BUSCO:6595at33183); translated protein: MGLDNDTRGWVMSCVSGVACVLGSTIICVDIVARNWFGKRNFQISDSDVFLSSSMSLSAGVLLFTSLFSMLPTSKEYLIRAGYSSGMAAFMLIGLFLLGVIVIKIVSGWIHSHIPSHVVACAHTHEEDGKIDDVPRPANGTSVIPDEPATERTPLITASENTSSATTPAHQPVPHAEPTKPHASFIRSILSGPISGLVGVRKAACDNTGPCYGFSQACGQECMTITQHRDQEAAGVPGRPDALRYRSSSGPLPLENSRMPEIVAESVAMQPDVDKGVVDEARSIHSSHTTDMMSGEPLQHSPGHDDVLGTDQRTPALGSTTAYSPLPPPSKEHHHHVPQNAFLSIGLQTSLAIALHKLPEGFITYATNHTNPTLGWSVFIALFIHNITEGFAMALPLYLALKSRLKAVVWSSLLGGVSQPAGAGLAALWVWGARRANGPVPGDIEDPNGASWAVYGGMFAATAGVMTNVSLQLFSEGLVLSHNQNLCIGFAIAGMGILGLSFALTA
- the NUC1 gene encoding nuclease (EggNog:ENOG410PHAY~COG:F~BUSCO:10895at33183), whose translation is MSKATFAIIAAAGAATGAGVTALVYSAKASRQQPPVSPALPSAAKPPVPSPNPAVIPHPSTPQIPTRFPAPVDPTGLLQYGFPGPIADTINSAPLTSAYDRRTRNPSWVAEHITPESLKLNNADRKHSVFYEDQSIPAAFRAKLSDYFRSGYDRGHQVPAADAKWSQDAMDATFALTNMCPQVGEGFNRDYWAHFEEFCRGLTKKYPSVRIVTGPLYLPKKDPTDGKWKVTYEVIGNPPNVAVPTHFYKVIFAEDGKEGGKVSLGAFVMPNARIPNEKSLSDFEVPLEAVERASGLEFTSKLAADRKKRLCQEVKCEIMVREFAKATNRKALPSP
- a CDS encoding uncharacterized protein (EggNog:ENOG410PM5D~COG:O~BUSCO:11461at33183), translated to MAHSKRNTSLPHFTSYERSLLRSTWGSQSTRLSRESFLPFSSCRLCLLPARSPVVACATNGDIFCRECAVNDLLAQRKEIKRLEKERELEQQEKEENDERLAQEARERELKEFEMISMGLEDRKRKFSNREQDQDRTREGEGSPNSGEELARKKRKGFELDEMEMKRIAREERERIRKEIQRERSESAKPQMPSFWIPSLTPSTENGANDAKPAKLSPICPASTPTNKHGYSLKYLVSVNFSEVKDDQSGEMIRVCPSCKRALKNGVKAMLTKPCGHVICKPCVEKFMTPHKDPDPHAQDPEETERHGRMLCYVCETDITERKSKKDGKKDKDKEKIRPGLVAICSEGTGFAGGGANLAKKAGTAFQC
- a CDS encoding uncharacterized protein (EggNog:ENOG410Q5BW~COG:B) — encoded protein: MGPPEENSLNAATPEFPDSTPPAHEAVAADSQELAQHRCSQEKATLKNSPGDDAADFSSEMIPESADQDSSGIAPCNARTGKVKHQTPEDDGLPDFNTFLKCVIKVGSTPSPFLRENATPLIRLLASPGIGWTAAEFKKQGTGLAAMMEMPRCQIITHEPVMVVQDTLESMGGSIKNYNKMLAEKIKEVNCPNFTHFFFTLKKDSEEKLGKFGAYFEKNCIPCTLPSGQKVRVLGHWSSKINHSCVPNAQQTLIEANTEGVKSTFLNIRACREISRGEEITVAYDEIHLDTTERKQHMKEHFGFECACEYCESQDRELDADFLLVNELAPVVFSPTVAKAQPARALRAASQLLQKLSGHKLFDRRYCEVLAHCARICAYHSDAGRAAMFLNAARTGFYMIQGCDGPDLWKLAQVEANVAEFADSSDSKRGLSTKDEAEKLIITLNMDGNKIAFMLGAGDDEYLRLCDIERPKKNAKDPESPGLLKQKKNTKKANETDGFQELLQALAVEKKEHDETRLHQDNGKGKGKGNGRGKKGRRSQGGKR